In a genomic window of Roseofilum capinflatum BLCC-M114:
- a CDS encoding Uma2 family endonuclease — protein MTSALPTTSKDRQMTLPSVPPLENGDRLTRPEFERRYCQMTDLKKAELIEGVVYMASPLRFTPHAEPHGNVMGWLWTYKVATPQTQMGIEPTVRLDIDNELQPDGVLFIRPEQGGQVRLSEDGYLEDAPELVVEIAASSAAIDLGDKKRSYRRSGVQEYIVWQVCDRRIDWFRLDKGDYVALSPDETGIISSTIFPGLRLDVEAMIQGNMAQVLSVLQEGIQSTEHQQFVQKEI, from the coding sequence ATGACTTCTGCATTACCCACCACCTCCAAAGATCGCCAGATGACTCTGCCTTCTGTTCCGCCTCTGGAAAATGGCGATCGCCTCACTCGTCCTGAGTTTGAGCGTCGCTATTGCCAAATGACAGACCTAAAAAAAGCTGAATTAATCGAAGGAGTTGTATATATGGCTTCTCCCCTACGGTTTACCCCCCATGCCGAACCCCATGGTAATGTGATGGGTTGGTTGTGGACATACAAAGTGGCTACACCCCAGACTCAAATGGGAATTGAGCCAACGGTGCGTTTAGATATTGACAATGAACTGCAACCGGATGGGGTATTGTTTATTCGTCCTGAGCAGGGTGGGCAAGTCAGACTGAGTGAAGATGGATACTTAGAAGACGCACCGGAATTAGTGGTCGAAATTGCTGCCAGTAGTGCGGCGATCGATCTGGGGGATAAAAAACGCTCGTATCGGCGCAGTGGCGTACAAGAGTATATTGTTTGGCAGGTGTGCGATCGCCGGATTGATTGGTTTCGCTTAGACAAGGGGGATTATGTAGCCCTATCACCGGATGAAACCGGTATTATTTCCTCGACAATCTTTCCTGGGTTGCGATTAGATGTTGAAGCAATGATCCAAGGCAATATGGCCCAAGTTTTAAGCGTTTTGCAAGAAGGGATTCAGTCCACAGAACATCAACAGTTCGTACAGAAAGAAATCTAG
- a CDS encoding adenylosuccinate synthase has protein sequence MANVVVIGAQWGDEGKGKITDLLSKSADVVVRYQGGVNAGHTVVVQGQTFKLHLIPSGILYPDTACIIGGGTVIDPKVLIGEIDQLHQLNISTEQLMISETAHVTMPYHRLIDQASEEKRGEHKIGTTKRGIGPTYSDKSERTGIRIIDLMQPDILRKQLQWTVEYKNALIEKLYDLPPLDPKEVIEQYLAYAERLRPYVVDSSLKIYEAIKKRHNILFEGAQGTLLDLDHGTYPYVTSSNPIAGGACVGAGVGPTMIDRVIGVAKAYTTRVGEGPFPTELKDEIGQELGDVGAEFGTTTGRPRRCGWFDSVIGRYAVRINGLDCLAITKLDVLDNIDEIKVCVAYEIDGQRCENFPTNARIFAKCKPIYETVPGWKQSTAECRTLEDLPKAALDYLKFLAELMDVPIAIVSLGASRDRTIIVEDPIHGPKRALLDANGVPVKTNGH, from the coding sequence ATCTACTGAGTAAATCAGCAGATGTTGTTGTCCGCTATCAAGGCGGAGTCAATGCTGGACATACGGTTGTTGTCCAGGGTCAAACCTTTAAACTCCACCTAATTCCCTCTGGTATTCTTTACCCTGATACGGCCTGCATCATTGGCGGGGGAACGGTGATCGACCCCAAGGTACTCATCGGAGAAATCGATCAACTCCACCAGCTCAACATCTCCACAGAGCAGTTGATGATTTCCGAAACGGCCCACGTAACGATGCCTTACCACCGGCTGATCGATCAAGCCTCGGAAGAGAAACGGGGAGAACACAAAATTGGAACCACTAAACGGGGAATTGGCCCTACCTACAGCGATAAATCGGAACGCACGGGTATTCGGATCATTGACCTGATGCAACCGGATATTCTCCGCAAGCAACTGCAATGGACGGTTGAATACAAAAATGCTCTGATTGAAAAGCTTTATGACTTACCGCCTCTTGACCCCAAAGAAGTCATTGAACAATACTTAGCATACGCGGAACGGTTGCGCCCCTATGTGGTCGATAGTTCCCTAAAAATCTATGAGGCGATAAAAAAACGTCACAATATCTTATTTGAAGGGGCCCAAGGAACACTGCTCGATTTAGACCACGGAACCTATCCCTATGTGACTTCCTCTAATCCTATTGCCGGGGGAGCCTGTGTGGGGGCAGGAGTGGGGCCAACTATGATTGACCGGGTGATTGGGGTGGCCAAAGCCTATACGACCCGTGTGGGTGAGGGCCCCTTTCCCACGGAACTCAAAGACGAAATTGGTCAAGAATTAGGGGATGTGGGAGCTGAATTTGGCACAACTACGGGTCGCCCCCGGCGCTGTGGTTGGTTTGATTCGGTGATTGGTCGCTATGCGGTGCGGATTAATGGCCTGGATTGTTTAGCGATTACTAAACTGGATGTTCTCGATAATATCGATGAAATTAAGGTCTGTGTGGCCTATGAAATCGATGGCCAACGGTGCGAAAATTTCCCCACCAATGCCCGAATTTTTGCCAAGTGTAAACCGATCTACGAAACGGTTCCAGGGTGGAAACAATCAACGGCTGAGTGTCGTACGTTGGAGGATTTGCCAAAAGCTGCCTTAGATTATCTCAAATTTCTAGCAGAACTGATGGATGTGCCGATCGCTATTGTTTCTTTAGGAGCGAGCCGCGATCGCACCATCATCGTCGAAGACCCCATCCACGGGCCCAAACGGGCCTTACTTGATGCCAATGGTGTTCCCGTGAAGACCAATGGCCACTAA
- a CDS encoding 50S ribosomal protein L25/general stress protein Ctc, with translation MELTIECHEREAGSKARALRRSGLIPANLYGHKGNESISLTVDDKTAQQLLKDAVVNNTLINVNIPELSWNGKALLREVQRHPWKGFPYHLSFFSIASQKSVEVDVRLNFVGEAIGVKQSGGLLDSPISEVRVQCPPDRIPETIDVDVSNLPVGGSLAVKDINIPEGVRIMAEPKQLVVTVLASRVTRKMAEEEGEV, from the coding sequence ATGGAACTTACTATTGAGTGTCACGAAAGAGAAGCAGGAAGCAAAGCCAGAGCCTTACGCCGTTCTGGATTAATCCCGGCAAATTTATACGGCCATAAAGGCAATGAATCGATATCTTTAACCGTTGACGATAAAACGGCTCAACAGTTACTGAAAGATGCTGTAGTCAATAATACTCTAATTAACGTAAATATCCCGGAACTCTCTTGGAACGGTAAAGCCCTGTTGCGGGAAGTTCAACGGCATCCTTGGAAAGGTTTTCCCTATCATCTGAGTTTCTTTTCTATTGCCTCTCAGAAGAGTGTGGAAGTGGATGTGCGCTTAAACTTCGTGGGCGAGGCGATCGGGGTGAAACAATCCGGTGGTTTACTCGATTCTCCCATTAGTGAAGTGCGGGTTCAATGTCCTCCCGATCGCATTCCAGAAACTATTGATGTGGATGTGAGCAATCTGCCCGTTGGGGGGTCTTTAGCAGTCAAAGATATCAATATCCCCGAAGGAGTCAGAATCATGGCTGAACCCAAACAGTTGGTCGTAACCGTACTCGCTTCTAGGGTGACTCGGAAAATGGCAGAAGAAGAGGGTGAAGTTTAG